The nucleotide window CCATCGTTCCAGTCTCGTCACGGAATTTCGCAGACAATCGTTTTCCCTTCTCATAAACCACTTCTTGAATATCCGTAATTTTTCCCTTAAGTTGGATGTCTGCCTCTGTATCTTTGGCAATATTTCCAATCTTGTGGATTTTACTTTTATCGATGTATCGGATTGGGTAAAAGGTGAGCAAATCTTCCACAGTCGAAATCCCCAACACGTTTCTGATGAGTTTTGCGCGTTCGGTGCCGATGCCTTTGAGAAATTCTATGGAAGTTTCTAATGTCAAGAAAGGAAAATTTGTTCCGACGAATTTCGGGAAATTTTATTGATTTTTCAATGAACAATCAGTAGGTAATTATTCAAAATTGATATTGTTGTTTTTCAATATTTTCAAAAAATCATCTTTCTTTCCTTCTTTTGACATAATCTGATAGATATTTCGAATAATCGATTCGGCGTCAGTTCTGTATGGAGACTTCATTTCAGTATACTTATTATATGCTTTACACATATAATCTAATGCTTTTTGATTGTCCTTTAGATGGTCATAATAAATGACACCAATTCCATAATCAACTTCTGGGTCGTCGAGATATATTTTTTTCAAATCCAAGTAAGCATCAACAGCTTTTTGATATTCCTTTTTATAAATATAAACGATTGGAATATTCTGAAGTGGCATTTTGCCTGTCGGGTCAATTTGTAACGAAGTTTGATAGGCCTTCAAAGCATCATCATAATTTCCTAACGCTCTGTTTGTAAATCCAATGTTGTCCCAAGCAAATGGGAAATCGTGGTCTTCTTTGACAGCTTTCTGAAAATATTCTAAAGCCTTTTTGTGATTTTTAGATTCATTTTCTTTGATTCCCAAATTATAAAAATCTAATGCTTTGTCATTTTCAGAAACAGAATGATGTGACTTTTTCTCGTTGGTATTTATTTTGTCATTCAGGCTCACACAGTTACTTCTCAGTTCCCTTTCCAATTCATAGTAATATTTCTTGAATTCGTTTGAGTTTTGATTGGTGTTGATTTCGATATTAACCTTTTTGTTACCAGTTTTTTCTACTTCTTTCTGTGATTTCAAAATCTTGATTGTCATCTGGTAAGCTGTGGCTTGCTTCTCAATACAATTGCTAATGTCTGTGGAAACCTGTAAGCTTGTTTTATTATTGATATTAATAGAGTCAATACAAAGACAGGCTTGATTTGATGAGGTTTTTAATAATTCTTTTTCTGAAGGAAGTAGTTCCGAGATTTGTGAAAAT belongs to Chryseobacterium sp. KACC 21268 and includes:
- a CDS encoding tetratricopeptide repeat protein; the protein is MKSLLSLLLLFFSLFAFSQISELLPSEKELLKTSSNQACLCIDSININNKTSLQVSTDISNCIEKQATAYQMTIKILKSQKEVEKTGNKKVNIEINTNQNSNEFKKYYYELERELRSNCVSLNDKINTNEKKSHHSVSENDKALDFYNLGIKENESKNHKKALEYFQKAVKEDHDFPFAWDNIGFTNRALGNYDDALKAYQTSLQIDPTGKMPLQNIPIVYIYKKEYQKAVDAYLDLKKIYLDDPEVDYGIGVIYYDHLKDNQKALDYMCKAYNKYTEMKSPYRTDAESIIRNIYQIMSKEGKKDDFLKILKNNNINFE